A single window of Pseudochaenichthys georgianus unplaced genomic scaffold, fPseGeo1.2 scaffold_454_arrow_ctg1, whole genome shotgun sequence DNA harbors:
- the LOC117442690 gene encoding neurofilament medium polypeptide-like gives MTKGETELAGEQQHRASEEEEEEEEEEKEEKEEEEKEEGEEEGEHDKGAQHQTAAGQELAAASVKEGQDKSKAAVPGPPDISQSKAEQPKQPHLKFFPRTLQGDRRRCFSKDWFNSHKWLEYSQVHQSKVNNLERRERLSCSPPPKKENQSHRCAHQAPGQKIPRSPERECPFKMFHLQPQSVAL, from the exons ATGACTAAAGGagagacagagctggcaggggagcagcagcatagggctagtgaggaggaggaagaagaagaagaggaagagaaggaagaaaaggaagaagaggagaaagaggagggagaggaggagggagagcaTGATAAGGGTGCACAACACCAGACAGCAGCAGGCCAGGAACTGGCAGCAGCATCAGTCAAAGAAGGACAGGACAAATCAAAAGCAGCTGTTCCTGGACCACCAG ACATCTCCCAGTCAAAAGCAGAGCAGCCCAAGCAGCCACACCTGAAGTTCTTCCCACGAACACTTCAGGGGGATCGAAGACGGTGCTTCTCTAAAGACTGGTTCAATTCTCATAAATGGCTTGAATACTCTCAAG TCCACCAAAGCAAGGTGAACAACCTGGAAAGAAGAGAAAGACTGAGCTGCAGCCCCCCCccgaaaaaagagaatcaaAGTCATAG ATGTGCTCATCAAGCACCTGGACAAAAGATTCCAAGATCTCCAGAAAGGGAGTGTCCCTTCAAAATGTTCCATCTTCAACCCCAGTCAGTGGCCCTCTGA